The following is a genomic window from Terriglobia bacterium.
TAGTGCCCTCCATCTACATGCTGGTGGCTAAGACGAGGGTACCGACTGCAGAGCAGGATGTGGACTCGGAAACTGCGCTCTCCGCACCGACCGACGTTGCAGCCTAGGGAGAAAGTTCCGCTAGCGGCCGTGGGAAAGACCACTGAGCATGAAGATCTTAGTTACAGGTAGCAGCGGTCATTTGGGCGAAGCGTTGGTTCGCACCTTGAGGAACACCCACCGCGAAGTCATCGGCATCGACATTGTTCCCTCGGAGTTCGCGGACGAGGTTGGGTCAATCGTTGACCGGCAATTTGTCAAACGATGCACGGAAGGTGTCGGCGCTGTAATCCATACTGCGACCCTGCACAAACCCCACGTCGTCACGCACAGTCGGCAGAGCTTTGTTGACACCAACATCACGGGCACGCTGAATCTTCTGGAGGAGGCCGCGATTGCCGGTGTTGGCTCGTTTGTGTTCACCAGCACGACCAGTGCCTTCGGGCGCGCGCTCAGTCCGCCCCCTGGAAGCCCGGCGGCCTGGGTGACCGAGGATGTTACTCCTGTTCCACGGAACATCTATGGCGTAACCAAGACCGCGGCCGAAAACTTCTGCGAGTTATTCCATCGGAAGCTTGGGCTCGCGTGCCTCATCTTGAGAACCTCGCGGTTTTTTCCTGAAGAGGATGACCGCGAAGAGACGCGCAAGGCCTACGACGATGACAACATCAAGGTGAACGAATTTCTCTACCGACGCGTGGATCTGGAAGACGTAGTGAGCGCTCATCTGCTCGCTATCGAGAAGGCTCCCATAATCGGCTTCGGCCGTTATATTGTCAGTGCGACCACACCGTTTTCGCAGGACGATCTGTTCGACTTGCGCGCCAACGCACCCCTGGCGCTGAAGCGAAGGGTTCCGGACTATGAAGCTGAGTACGCGCGCCGCCGCTGGAAGATGTTTCCCGGCATCGACAGGGTGTATGTCAACCAACGAGCCCGGAACGACCTCGGTTGGCGACCCCGATATGATTTCAGGTACGTGCTCGACACGCTGAGCGCTGGCTCTGATC
Proteins encoded in this region:
- a CDS encoding NAD(P)-dependent oxidoreductase; the encoded protein is MKILVTGSSGHLGEALVRTLRNTHREVIGIDIVPSEFADEVGSIVDRQFVKRCTEGVGAVIHTATLHKPHVVTHSRQSFVDTNITGTLNLLEEAAIAGVGSFVFTSTTSAFGRALSPPPGSPAAWVTEDVTPVPRNIYGVTKTAAENFCELFHRKLGLACLILRTSRFFPEEDDREETRKAYDDDNIKVNEFLYRRVDLEDVVSAHLLAIEKAPIIGFGRYIVSATTPFSQDDLFDLRANAPLALKRRVPDYEAEYARRRWKMFPGIDRVYVNQRARNDLGWRPRYDFRYVLDTLSAGSDPRSPLSRTVGSKGYHSRKFAAAPYPAADFEVSSPVGADTSYTPYGTYTTIPSGTQLAIRTNEVIDSAKSVSGQNFSAVMYADAVDSSGAIAIRKGSDVELAIRSTTGSDLMLDIDSVTVGGQRYVVSASDLKQKGGEGIGANRRTAEMVGGGAAVGAVIGAIVGGGKGAAIGAGVGAAGGAGVVVLTKGKAVRVPAETILTFKLDADLRLQPAR